From Virgibacillus natechei, the proteins below share one genomic window:
- the tkt gene encoding transketolase, which translates to MTTSMRAVSELSINTIRTLTIDSVEKAQHGHPGMPMGAAPMAYTLWRNIMNMNPQNPNWFNRDRFVLSAGHGSMLQYSLLHLAGYELSLDELKRFRQWGSKTPGHPEFGITPGVEATTGPLGQGIPVSVGLALAERHLAETYNRNDFPIVDHYTYTICGDGDLMEGVSYEAASFAGHMNLGRLIVLYDSNDVSLDGELNRSFSEDIKQRFESYQWQYLFVEDGNDIEAVENAMKEAKSEENRPTIIEIKTTIGYGAPSIQGTSDAHSDPMGKDEVNKAKQFYNWDYKKEFHVPQEVYNDFSSIIGNGEKKEKEWNQLFDQYQVKYPELASEFKRVIKGELPADWNSNLPSYTEKDTLATRASASEVLNALANNVPELIGGSADLDSSTKTRLKQFDDLNSENYAGRNVWFGVREFAMGAIANGLALHHLRPFVSTFFVFSDYLRPAIRLASLMGVPVTYVFTHDSIAVGQDGPTHQPIEQLASFRAMPGLSVIRPADANETKEAWKVAVAQAGKPTMLVLGRQGLPTLKVTDALAAEGVRKGAYVISKAKESPIGILIAAGSEVHLALEAQEELAKDELFVNVVSMPSWDLFEEQTSGYKESVLPSNLEKRLTIEMGSKVGWREYAGSAGSVMSIDTFGASGSGDEVIKKYGFTVENVVKTFKGLH; encoded by the coding sequence ATGACTACATCTATGAGAGCTGTATCGGAATTATCGATTAACACAATACGCACACTTACAATTGATAGTGTAGAAAAAGCACAGCATGGTCATCCGGGAATGCCGATGGGGGCTGCTCCGATGGCTTACACTCTTTGGAGAAATATTATGAATATGAATCCACAGAATCCAAACTGGTTTAATAGAGATAGATTTGTATTGTCGGCAGGTCATGGTTCGATGTTACAGTACAGTTTGCTTCATCTTGCTGGCTATGAATTATCATTGGATGAATTGAAGCGGTTTAGACAGTGGGGTAGTAAAACACCTGGACATCCTGAATTTGGAATTACTCCTGGGGTTGAAGCTACTACTGGGCCACTTGGGCAAGGCATTCCTGTTAGTGTAGGATTAGCATTAGCAGAAAGACATTTGGCAGAAACATATAACCGAAACGACTTCCCAATTGTTGATCATTATACCTATACCATTTGTGGTGATGGTGACTTAATGGAGGGAGTTTCATACGAGGCTGCATCATTTGCGGGTCATATGAATCTTGGACGCTTAATTGTATTGTATGATTCTAATGACGTTAGTTTAGACGGAGAACTTAATCGTTCATTTTCCGAAGATATTAAACAACGATTTGAATCTTATCAATGGCAGTATCTGTTTGTAGAAGACGGGAACGATATAGAAGCTGTTGAAAATGCCATGAAAGAAGCAAAATCTGAGGAAAACCGTCCAACAATTATAGAAATAAAAACTACTATTGGTTATGGGGCGCCTTCCATTCAGGGCACTAGTGATGCTCACAGTGATCCTATGGGGAAAGATGAGGTTAATAAAGCGAAGCAGTTTTATAATTGGGATTATAAAAAGGAATTTCATGTTCCACAAGAAGTTTATAATGATTTCAGTAGTATTATAGGCAACGGGGAAAAGAAGGAAAAAGAATGGAATCAATTATTTGATCAATACCAAGTGAAATATCCTGAATTGGCCAGTGAATTCAAACGAGTTATAAAAGGTGAACTTCCTGCAGATTGGAATTCAAACCTACCTTCTTATACAGAGAAAGATACGCTTGCTACAAGAGCTTCAGCAAGTGAAGTATTAAATGCATTGGCAAATAATGTGCCAGAGTTAATTGGTGGATCGGCAGATTTGGATTCTTCGACTAAAACAAGATTAAAGCAATTTGATGATTTAAATAGTGAAAACTATGCTGGAAGAAATGTATGGTTTGGTGTTCGTGAGTTTGCTATGGGAGCTATTGCAAATGGATTAGCTTTACATCATTTAAGACCATTTGTAAGTACCTTCTTTGTATTCTCAGATTACTTAAGACCTGCCATAAGATTGGCATCTCTTATGGGAGTACCAGTAACATATGTGTTTACACATGATAGTATAGCTGTAGGTCAGGATGGACCGACTCATCAACCGATTGAACAGTTAGCTTCGTTTAGAGCAATGCCAGGTCTATCTGTTATTCGACCTGCAGATGCAAACGAAACAAAAGAAGCATGGAAAGTGGCGGTAGCACAAGCAGGAAAACCAACAATGCTAGTTTTGGGGAGACAGGGTTTACCAACATTGAAGGTTACAGATGCTTTGGCGGCAGAAGGTGTGCGGAAAGGAGCTTATGTTATTTCAAAGGCAAAAGAAAGCCCTATCGGTATTCTAATAGCTGCAGGGTCTGAGGTACATTTAGCGCTTGAAGCACAAGAAGAATTGGCTAAGGATGAACTATTTGTCAATGTCGTTAGTATGCCATCCTGGGATTTATTTGAAGAACAAACATCAGGATATAAAGAAAGTGTGTTACCAAGTAACCTAGAAAAACGTTTAACTATAGAAATGGGTTCTAAGGTTGGTTGGAGAGAATATGCAGGAAGCGCTGGGTCTGTGATGAGTATAGATACATTTGGGGCATCTGGTTCCGGAGATGAAGTTATTAAAAAATATGGATTTACTGTAGAGAATGTTGTTAAAACATTTAAAGGATTACATTAA
- a CDS encoding histidinol-phosphatase HisJ family protein — protein MYLTEYHHHTDNSFDSKASMNGVCDQAILKGIDEICFTEHFSVNPRVPTYGHMDFDRYFSQINACREKYKGSLTIKAGIELCEPNLLTKEYEQALEDLDLDFILGSVHNINEEKLRKYMTGKEIHDVYQGYFEELYELVSKADIDIIAHFDLMKRYAMDPLGNYNFVDFQEIIELILQKAIERGIGLEINTSGLSNVKVNEAFPKMDILKHYRSLGGEILTIGSDSHRAETVGSMLEDALSMAKEAGFQYVYTFERRVAKAIKIEGL, from the coding sequence GTGTACCTTACTGAATATCATCATCATACGGATAACTCGTTTGATTCGAAGGCAAGCATGAATGGTGTTTGTGATCAAGCAATACTTAAAGGAATAGATGAAATTTGTTTTACTGAACATTTCTCTGTTAATCCCCGCGTCCCTACCTATGGACATATGGATTTTGATCGGTATTTTTCACAAATCAATGCCTGCCGTGAAAAGTATAAGGGAAGTTTGACAATCAAAGCTGGCATCGAGTTATGTGAGCCCAACCTGTTGACGAAGGAATATGAACAAGCATTAGAGGATTTGGATTTAGATTTTATTCTTGGTTCTGTTCATAATATCAATGAAGAGAAACTAAGGAAATACATGACAGGAAAAGAAATTCATGATGTTTACCAGGGATATTTTGAAGAATTGTATGAGCTGGTATCGAAAGCTGATATCGATATTATTGCTCATTTTGATTTAATGAAACGGTATGCAATGGATCCGCTTGGGAATTATAACTTTGTAGACTTTCAGGAGATAATCGAGCTTATTTTGCAAAAGGCAATTGAACGAGGGATTGGTTTGGAGATTAATACATCTGGCTTATCCAATGTAAAAGTAAATGAGGCATTTCCTAAAATGGATATTTTAAAACATTATAGATCACTGGGCGGAGAAATTTTGACGATTGGTTCGGATTCTCATCGTGCTGAAACAGTAGGATCTATGTTGGAAGATGCACTTTCTATGGCAAAAGAAGCTGGTTTTCAGTATGTTTATACATTTGAAAGGCGTGTGGCTAAAGCAATTAAGATAGAAGGTTTATGA
- a CDS encoding PTS ascorbate transporter subunit IIC gives MNGLLSTLVDILSEPAILVALIALIGLIAQRKNLSDTMKGTTKTFVGFLVIAAGAGILETALAPFGEMFQEAFNVAGVVPNNEAIVALALNEYGTNTALIMFFGMIVNVLIARFTRYKYIFLTGHHTMYLACMFAVIMAVAGFNTVPLIAAGSVALGIVMTLSPAILQPFMRELTGNDNVALGHFSAVGYAISGLIGKLFKGSKKNSTENINFPQGLGFLRDSTVSIALTMIVMYFIVAIVSGPAFIESELSGGTNYLVFSLIQGGSFAAGVFIILSGVRLVLSEIVPAFKGISTKLVPNAKPALDVPIIYTYAPNAVLMGFFSSFIGGIVSMIIMFISGGTIILPGVVPHFFTGAAAGVLGNATGGFKGAIAGSFVNGIIVSFLPVFLLPVLGDLGFANTTFSDADFAVSGIFFGSLANYAGPIAIVISLIVILVLMAIPFGKKKVNTEEK, from the coding sequence ATGAATGGCTTATTAAGTACGCTGGTAGATATCTTAAGTGAACCTGCAATATTAGTTGCATTAATAGCGTTGATAGGCTTAATTGCACAAAGAAAAAATTTATCTGACACGATGAAAGGAACTACAAAAACTTTTGTAGGGTTTCTGGTAATCGCAGCTGGTGCAGGGATATTGGAAACAGCATTGGCTCCATTTGGTGAAATGTTTCAGGAGGCATTTAATGTAGCGGGTGTTGTTCCCAATAATGAAGCAATTGTTGCTTTAGCTCTAAATGAATACGGAACAAATACTGCTTTGATTATGTTCTTTGGAATGATTGTCAACGTATTAATTGCAAGATTTACTAGATATAAGTATATCTTTTTAACAGGGCACCATACCATGTACCTAGCCTGTATGTTTGCTGTCATTATGGCAGTTGCAGGATTTAATACAGTTCCGTTAATTGCGGCTGGTTCTGTAGCACTTGGTATCGTTATGACTTTATCACCAGCAATTCTACAACCTTTTATGAGGGAGCTTACAGGAAATGATAATGTTGCCTTGGGTCACTTCAGTGCGGTTGGGTACGCAATTAGTGGTTTAATAGGAAAGTTATTCAAAGGCAGCAAAAAGAATTCTACTGAAAACATCAATTTTCCACAAGGTCTTGGTTTTCTACGGGACAGCACGGTAAGTATTGCCTTAACCATGATTGTCATGTATTTTATTGTTGCTATAGTTTCTGGTCCGGCATTTATTGAGAGTGAATTAAGTGGTGGTACAAACTATCTCGTGTTTTCCCTCATACAGGGTGGTAGTTTTGCAGCTGGCGTATTTATCATATTATCAGGCGTTCGATTAGTGTTATCTGAAATTGTGCCGGCATTTAAAGGTATTTCCACTAAATTAGTACCTAATGCTAAACCGGCGCTTGACGTACCCATCATTTATACGTATGCACCAAACGCCGTTTTAATGGGCTTTTTCTCCAGCTTTATTGGTGGAATCGTTAGTATGATTATTATGTTTATATCAGGAGGTACGATTATACTCCCAGGTGTTGTGCCACATTTCTTTACAGGTGCAGCAGCAGGGGTACTAGGAAATGCAACTGGAGGATTTAAAGGAGCTATTGCTGGTTCTTTTGTAAACGGTATAATTGTCTCCTTCTTACCAGTATTCTTGTTACCGGTATTAGGAGATTTAGGATTTGCTAACACGACCTTCTCCGATGCAGACTTTGCGGTTTCAGGTATATTCTTTGGCTCTTTAGCAAATTATGCAGGTCCTATTGCAATCGTTATTAGTTTGATTGTTATCTTGGTATTAATGGCTATACCTTTTGGTAAGAAAAAAGTGAACACGGAAGAAAAATAA
- a CDS encoding transposase encodes MDKFEIDPETREITSCPQGYKPSVSIYDAEKEIYTAKFYKEHCQACPLLNQCQVKEQKKAYHVSFSEKKRRTDQTRAKIGTERHRELSNFRAGVEGVPSVLKRACPWEHLPVRGQVRQKTWIFASIIAQNFKRWPQPLYRWLRAF; translated from the coding sequence GTGGATAAGTTCGAAATTGATCCGGAAACGCGCGAGATCACAAGTTGTCCACAAGGGTATAAGCCAAGTGTGTCTATTTATGATGCCGAAAAAGAAATATACACAGCCAAATTCTACAAAGAACATTGCCAAGCATGCCCGCTCTTGAACCAGTGCCAAGTAAAAGAACAAAAGAAAGCCTACCACGTTTCATTCAGCGAAAAGAAAAGACGTACCGACCAAACACGTGCCAAGATTGGAACAGAAAGACATCGGGAACTTTCTAACTTTCGGGCAGGTGTGGAAGGTGTGCCATCTGTCTTAAAACGAGCGTGTCCATGGGAGCATTTGCCTGTCAGGGGACAAGTGCGTCAAAAAACATGGATATTTGCCTCCATCATCGCCCAAAACTTCAAAAGATGGCCCCAGCCACTATATAGGTGGTTAAGGGCTTTTTAA
- a CDS encoding BglG family transcription antiterminator, which translates to MNNRQKELLHILLTDSEEALPVQTQTLADKLRCSEKTVRNDLKHIEEFLLAYPSAHLVRKPGIGIYMEIDEEEQLLLFHHLFQMEPKTDEERVIEIAYQLLTNNKPVTLQELATKYYINKATIRKDLENIADWLDRFDLTLVSKQRLGNVVTGTELNKRSALAHLSELIPSLSNDRNYVIDLFQPYEIASVKKALEGLRTNYALAFTDGGFESLLIHALIMIRRIRQRSPVAISDSEKASTYQSDAYDQTGWFFKQLEDVLRISFPENERIYYTWHLISCKKREPPTQSFLYDEGGFLSDVVRKLATRLKQLTMTKFDVDKVLIDGLMVHMHAVINRINFGFPIRNPLLTDIKKMYPYMFSMIVLVLEDIQEAYDIDIPEEEAAYLVLHFQASIERLQEQEVMMKRVLIVCHMGVGMSNLLQAKIQQHYKGMHVLSCIGKSEVSDFLKDHSVDFIISTVSLKDIPVPHIVISPLLEMKDKERLNHFFQKLESEPEREQASPILLSLIDEDIICVNVDLEHRFEVVEMLANSLLDKGMVDTTFVHSALLRERASATSIGGGIAIPHARPATVNHSAVALAVMKEPLEWGTEMVSVVFLLAVTEDDQKVTKEIIQQISSISEQPTLIKALSEAKDISEIIPILKQ; encoded by the coding sequence ATGAACAATAGACAAAAGGAATTACTTCATATTCTGTTGACGGATTCTGAAGAAGCTCTACCTGTTCAGACTCAGACTCTGGCTGATAAGCTTCGTTGCTCAGAAAAAACGGTACGGAATGACTTGAAGCATATAGAGGAATTTTTACTAGCCTATCCAAGTGCCCACCTTGTTCGTAAACCAGGTATTGGTATATATATGGAAATAGACGAAGAAGAACAGTTATTACTATTTCACCATTTGTTTCAAATGGAACCAAAAACGGATGAAGAGCGTGTTATAGAAATTGCTTACCAGCTGTTAACGAATAATAAACCGGTTACGCTACAAGAATTAGCAACCAAGTATTATATCAACAAGGCGACGATAAGGAAAGATTTGGAGAACATAGCGGACTGGCTGGATCGTTTTGATCTTACACTTGTTTCAAAGCAACGACTCGGAAATGTAGTCACTGGAACGGAGTTAAATAAACGCAGTGCACTTGCGCATCTATCGGAGCTTATTCCTTCCCTATCAAATGATCGAAATTATGTCATTGATTTATTCCAACCTTATGAAATAGCTAGTGTGAAAAAGGCATTAGAAGGTCTACGGACTAATTACGCACTTGCTTTTACGGACGGAGGATTTGAAAGCCTTCTTATCCATGCCCTTATTATGATTAGACGGATCAGACAGCGATCCCCAGTTGCGATTTCTGATTCAGAGAAAGCATCTACTTATCAATCAGATGCGTATGATCAGACGGGATGGTTTTTTAAACAATTGGAGGATGTATTACGTATTTCTTTTCCAGAAAATGAAAGGATTTATTATACGTGGCATCTCATTAGTTGCAAGAAAAGAGAACCCCCTACTCAGAGCTTTCTGTATGATGAGGGGGGCTTTTTATCGGATGTCGTCCGAAAACTTGCGACACGATTAAAGCAATTGACGATGACAAAGTTTGATGTGGATAAGGTACTGATCGATGGGCTTATGGTTCATATGCATGCTGTTATAAATCGAATAAATTTTGGATTTCCGATTAGAAATCCACTTTTAACAGATATTAAAAAGATGTATCCGTACATGTTTAGTATGATTGTATTAGTACTGGAGGACATACAAGAGGCGTATGATATAGATATTCCAGAAGAAGAGGCAGCTTATTTGGTTCTTCATTTCCAGGCATCGATTGAGCGATTACAGGAACAAGAGGTAATGATGAAAAGGGTTCTGATCGTTTGTCATATGGGTGTTGGGATGTCTAATTTGCTACAAGCGAAAATCCAACAGCATTATAAAGGAATGCACGTCTTAAGCTGTATTGGTAAATCAGAAGTAAGTGATTTTCTAAAAGATCATTCCGTAGATTTTATTATCTCGACGGTGTCACTAAAAGACATACCTGTCCCTCATATTGTTATTTCCCCACTTTTGGAAATGAAGGATAAAGAAAGATTAAATCATTTTTTTCAGAAGTTGGAAAGTGAGCCTGAGAGAGAGCAGGCATCTCCTATACTATTATCATTAATCGATGAAGACATTATTTGCGTAAATGTAGATTTGGAACATCGGTTTGAAGTCGTAGAAATGCTTGCGAATTCCTTGTTAGATAAGGGGATGGTAGATACTACATTTGTGCATAGTGCATTGTTGCGGGAAAGGGCGTCTGCCACTTCAATCGGTGGAGGGATTGCTATTCCACATGCACGTCCTGCTACGGTTAACCATTCAGCAGTAGCTTTGGCGGTCATGAAGGAACCATTGGAATGGGGGACTGAAATGGTTTCGGTTGTGTTCTTGTTGGCCGTAACAGAGGATGATCAAAAGGTAACGAAAGAAATTATTCAACAGATCTCATCAATTAGTGAGCAACCGACTTTGATTAAAGCACTGTCTGAAGCTAAGGATATTTCCGAAATAATCCCGATTCTTAAGCAATAA
- the manA gene encoding mannose-6-phosphate isomerase, class I has translation MYHEPIFLQPVFQERIWGGKKLQTEYGYDIPFEKTGEAWVISAHPNGASVIKNGPLEGRTLADAWNDHGELFHKQADNQEAYPLLVKILDADDDLSVQVHPNDTFAREVEDHPYGKTECWYVLSAEPDSKLVIGHHASNREELESMMDAGEWDDLLQYVNVQAGDFFYVPSGMIHAIGKGIVILETQQSSDITYRVYDYDRTDVAGKKRELHLDRAKQVTTVPHQKSNVGQQESMVEDLKIKKLVEESYFTVYHWELNGKVSRKLEADFLQVSVVDGRAEIVVDGKAFAIEKGSNFILPYGVKTYELSGEAEFVVSHI, from the coding sequence ATGTACCATGAACCAATTTTTTTGCAACCGGTATTTCAGGAGCGTATATGGGGTGGGAAAAAGCTGCAAACCGAGTATGGTTATGATATCCCTTTTGAAAAAACAGGAGAAGCGTGGGTGATTTCGGCCCATCCAAATGGTGCAAGTGTGATTAAAAATGGCCCGTTGGAAGGTCGAACACTAGCTGATGCATGGAATGACCATGGCGAACTATTTCATAAACAAGCCGATAATCAGGAAGCCTATCCATTGCTGGTGAAAATTTTAGATGCGGACGATGATCTATCTGTACAAGTGCATCCGAATGATACATTTGCACGCGAAGTAGAGGATCACCCCTATGGAAAAACGGAGTGTTGGTATGTCCTAAGTGCCGAACCGGATTCAAAACTTGTTATAGGCCATCATGCCAGTAACCGCGAAGAATTGGAGAGCATGATGGACGCGGGAGAATGGGATGATTTATTGCAGTATGTAAACGTACAGGCAGGTGATTTCTTCTATGTACCAAGCGGCATGATTCATGCGATCGGAAAAGGAATCGTTATTCTGGAAACGCAGCAAAGCTCTGATATAACCTATCGCGTGTATGATTATGACCGAACCGATGTTGCAGGAAAAAAACGGGAATTGCATCTGGATCGAGCCAAGCAAGTGACGACAGTACCGCATCAGAAATCAAACGTGGGTCAACAGGAATCAATGGTGGAAGACCTCAAAATTAAAAAACTCGTGGAAGAGTCCTATTTCACGGTTTACCATTGGGAACTTAATGGCAAGGTTTCGCGGAAGCTAGAAGCGGATTTCTTGCAGGTTAGTGTGGTTGATGGACGCGCAGAGATTGTAGTTGACGGGAAGGCCTTTGCAATTGAGAAGGGAAGTAATTTTATTTTGCCGTATGGTGTAAAAACATATGAACTTTCTGGAGAAGCGGAATTTGTTGTTTCTCATATTTAA
- a CDS encoding PTS fructose transporter subunit IIABC, which yields MKVLAVTACPVGIAHTYMAAENLQKAGEELGIDIKVETQGSIGVENELTAKDIEEADGIIIASDKEVSKERFAGKKLIVTGVQDGIRQPEELIKRVQSGDASIYKGESDSQTPDEPKNKRKEKENPIYKHLMNGVSYMIPFIVVGGLLIAISLTFGGEQTPEGLVIPEDSIWKQIEAIGAASFSFMVPILAGFIAVSIADRPGLVPGIIGGFIAVNGSLYGSEADAGFIGGIIAGFLAGYVVLGIKKVKVPNAIQPVMPIIFIPVLSTLIVGMLFIFVVGAPVAQVFESLTIWLEGMQGASSIFLALILGAMIAVDMGGPFNKVAFLFGAAMIAEGNFSIMGPIAVAICIPPIGMGLATFLRKRKYQSTEREAGKATFTMGLFGITEGAIPFAAQDPLRVIPSIMVGSMTGSVIAMMASVGNQVAHGGPIVAVLGAVNNVVMFFVAAIVGSIVTALMVNFLKKDVSLENSAVVAGGAGTMDDEADQGKSDQDPDSDSDSAESVSEQEPVEINKLTDITTIDLINTDLTGSSRDDVIEELINKLDGSNLLKSAQAFKQAIIARENEGTTGLGMNIAIPHGKSSAVKRPAVAFGIKNDGVDWQSMDGTDAKLIFMIAVPEESAGDDHLKILQMLSRQLMDEDFREKLLHVTSKEEAYELLDTIK from the coding sequence ATGAAAGTCTTGGCGGTTACCGCTTGTCCAGTTGGTATTGCACATACGTATATGGCTGCGGAAAATCTGCAAAAAGCAGGTGAAGAGCTAGGCATTGATATAAAGGTGGAAACACAAGGATCGATTGGTGTGGAAAATGAACTTACGGCAAAAGATATTGAAGAAGCAGATGGTATCATTATTGCCAGTGATAAAGAGGTATCAAAAGAACGCTTTGCTGGAAAAAAATTAATTGTAACGGGAGTACAGGATGGGATACGACAGCCTGAAGAATTAATTAAGCGCGTGCAAAGTGGTGACGCCTCCATCTATAAAGGTGAATCTGATTCACAAACACCTGATGAGCCTAAGAATAAACGTAAAGAAAAGGAAAATCCCATTTATAAACATTTGATGAATGGTGTTTCGTATATGATTCCATTTATCGTAGTCGGTGGATTGCTGATTGCTATTTCGCTAACTTTTGGAGGCGAACAGACACCTGAAGGGCTTGTTATACCAGAAGATTCAATTTGGAAACAAATTGAAGCAATTGGTGCTGCGTCATTTAGCTTTATGGTTCCAATTTTGGCTGGGTTTATCGCGGTAAGTATTGCTGATCGGCCGGGCCTTGTTCCTGGTATTATTGGAGGATTTATCGCTGTAAATGGAAGCTTGTATGGAAGTGAAGCAGATGCCGGATTTATCGGCGGGATTATTGCTGGTTTCTTAGCTGGTTATGTTGTATTAGGTATTAAGAAAGTGAAAGTGCCGAATGCGATACAGCCGGTTATGCCAATTATTTTTATACCTGTCCTTTCTACGTTAATTGTAGGAATGCTATTTATATTCGTTGTAGGTGCGCCTGTAGCGCAGGTTTTCGAATCATTAACAATCTGGTTAGAAGGAATGCAGGGTGCAAGCTCGATTTTCTTAGCACTCATACTGGGGGCTATGATTGCTGTTGATATGGGGGGACCTTTTAATAAAGTGGCCTTTCTATTTGGTGCTGCTATGATTGCAGAAGGTAATTTCTCAATCATGGGACCGATTGCGGTTGCTATTTGTATTCCACCAATTGGAATGGGACTAGCAACATTCCTCAGGAAACGGAAATACCAGTCAACGGAAAGAGAAGCTGGAAAAGCTACATTTACGATGGGTCTATTTGGTATTACAGAAGGAGCTATCCCGTTCGCAGCACAGGACCCGCTTCGTGTTATTCCAAGTATTATGGTTGGTTCTATGACTGGTTCTGTCATCGCAATGATGGCAAGTGTGGGAAATCAGGTAGCGCATGGTGGACCGATTGTTGCGGTACTGGGAGCTGTCAACAATGTGGTTATGTTCTTTGTTGCAGCAATTGTTGGTTCGATTGTTACTGCATTAATGGTAAATTTTTTGAAAAAAGACGTTTCATTGGAAAATTCAGCAGTCGTAGCTGGGGGTGCTGGCACTATGGATGACGAAGCGGATCAAGGTAAGTCTGATCAGGATCCGGATTCGGATTCGGATTCGGCGGAGTCAGTCTCCGAGCAAGAGCCGGTTGAGATTAATAAACTCACTGATATTACAACCATTGATTTGATAAACACCGATTTAACTGGAAGTAGTCGGGATGACGTAATTGAAGAGTTGATCAACAAACTGGACGGATCCAATCTATTAAAATCTGCACAAGCATTTAAACAAGCTATCATAGCGCGTGAAAATGAAGGCACGACCGGACTTGGAATGAACATTGCGATACCACATGGCAAGTCTTCAGCTGTCAAACGCCCAGCAGTTGCATTTGGTATCAAAAATGATGGCGTAGACTGGCAGAGTATGGACGGTACGGATGCAAAACTGATTTTTATGATTGCCGTACCAGAAGAAAGTGCAGGAGATGATCACTTGAAAATTTTACAAATGCTGTCACGACAATTGATGGACGAGGATTTTAGAGAAAAGCTATTACACGTTACTTCGAAAGAAGAAGCATATGAACTGTTGGATACGATTAAGTAG
- a CDS encoding IS4 family transposase has translation MDNNTIKTVFKEYIHPLDSKVIQKMIDHVGLDKYVKKFDVLAYTKTFIYAQLKELDNLQRVSDTIKRQKTVQRLVGIESINKSQLSRKNREIPHEMFEVILHHLIQKLHHTLGPRMVSKELGKLHLIDSSTISMCLSQYEWADFRDTKAGVKMHTSISFCDDLSYPNKVILTPARPADETQLDALIVPDKNVLHVWDRGYFNFDKFDDYSKNNIRFATRIKKNTVVHVIEELPVDSSSPITRHAIVKMGNMKKPVQLVETRDSEGNQIRIVCNDAKLSAQEISDIYRNRWQIELFFKWVKQHLIIKKLYGKSENAVYNQLYLAMIVFCLTLLMKNKIGYKGTLMQMLHWISDCWSKSMTTFISNVFKAPERTSSGRRRQEHEKIFEETLAQYESGDVLHLDDQLYDPII, from the coding sequence ATGGACAATAATACCATAAAAACTGTATTCAAGGAATACATTCATCCATTAGATTCAAAAGTAATTCAAAAAATGATTGACCACGTCGGGCTTGATAAGTATGTCAAAAAGTTCGATGTACTGGCATATACGAAAACTTTTATCTATGCACAACTAAAAGAACTAGATAATCTTCAGCGAGTAAGTGACACGATTAAACGTCAGAAAACAGTTCAAAGATTAGTGGGCATAGAAAGTATTAATAAATCACAACTTTCCCGAAAAAATAGGGAGATCCCACACGAAATGTTTGAGGTAATCCTCCATCATTTAATTCAAAAACTGCATCATACACTTGGACCGAGAATGGTAAGCAAAGAACTTGGAAAGCTTCATCTGATTGATTCATCAACCATTTCAATGTGTCTGAGTCAATATGAGTGGGCAGATTTTCGAGATACAAAAGCTGGGGTGAAGATGCATACCTCCATTTCCTTTTGCGATGATCTTTCTTACCCAAATAAAGTTATTCTTACACCGGCAAGACCTGCAGATGAAACACAGCTGGATGCATTGATTGTGCCGGATAAAAACGTGCTTCATGTATGGGATCGAGGCTATTTCAACTTTGATAAATTTGACGATTACTCGAAAAATAATATTCGTTTTGCTACACGCATTAAAAAGAATACGGTGGTACATGTAATCGAAGAATTACCCGTTGACAGTTCTTCTCCAATCACCCGTCATGCCATCGTGAAAATGGGAAACATGAAAAAACCAGTTCAATTAGTAGAAACACGAGACAGTGAAGGAAATCAAATTAGAATTGTGTGTAATGATGCGAAACTGAGTGCACAGGAAATCAGTGATATTTATCGTAATCGCTGGCAAATTGAACTTTTTTTCAAATGGGTAAAGCAACATCTCATTATCAAAAAGTTGTATGGAAAAAGTGAAAATGCCGTATATAACCAACTATACTTAGCTATGATTGTGTTCTGCTTAACGCTTTTGATGAAAAACAAAATAGGCTATAAAGGTACACTTATGCAAATGCTTCACTGGATTAGTGATTGCTGGTCTAAATCAATGACAACTTTTATTTCCAACGTATTCAAGGCACCTGAACGCACATCCAGTGGAAGACGACGGCAAGAGCACGAAAAAATCTTTGAAGAAACCTTAGCACAATACGAATCTGGAGATGTTTTGCACTTAGATGATCAACTATATGATCCAATTATTTAA